The Natrinema saccharevitans genome includes the window CTAAATGTAATCCAGTGAGAAGCGAATTGAGCAGACTATTGAGAAGGACTACCAGTAGAATTACCACGATATATCCCGTGGCTGGATACCCGACATAGCCCGTGATCCGCGCTCGAAACAATATGAGTCCACAGCCGATGAGAACGAACAGACCGAAGATAATAGTCGCTCCCGCCAGGGCGTACTCCCCCCGATCTTCTCCCTCCGAAACCCGCTTCGATATCGCTCCGGAGAGGCCGACTTTCCCCACGATGGCGAGCCACGAAACGAGTCCGATGGCAACGCTGTAAACGCCGAGCGGACCCGCACCGAGCATTCTGGCGATATAGACGGTCGCCAGAAATCCGAGTCCCGATGCGAAGAATTTCGAAATAAAATATATGACGGAAGTTTGGCCGAGACGCATATGTGGACACTGAGAGGGCGTTGATTCGATCTATCCGCGTATGGGTTCTTCGGTCCGTCGATTCGAGTCGAAACTGATGGAGTTCGCACGAGGCCGTCGCGACGGATCCGACCGCCGACCGAACCGGACCGCTCTGGTGGTGTGCCGTCGCCCGCTATCGAACCCGCGCCGTTAATCAGCGTATCCTAAGGCTTCCAATCGGTCCGTTATCTCGTCGTCGTCCAGCTCTCTCTCGGATTCGATGGGGTCCGAACTGCGGATCTCACGGCGGTCGTCCGCCCCGATGACCAGCCACGGGACCTCGCGAAGCGTCGGCGTACTGAACCCTTCCATGTGACCCCAGACTCGGCTCGTGAACGGGTAGACCCGCTCGCCGAGCATCTCTCCGTGATCGGCGGTGACAACGGATTTCCCGGGGACCGCCTCGAGCAGTTCCTCGACGTGGCCGAGCGCTATCTCGAGGCTTTCGGTGTAGGCATCACGGATCTCCTGAAACGTCACGTCCCGCTGTTTGACTGCGCCCCAGATCTGGATCCCCTCGTCGTGTTTCCCGTACCCCTGAAGGTCCAGTCGCCGCCGTAGTTTGTCCGCCGTCTCCCCGAGATAGGGTCGATGGGGCTGCATGAAATGAACGATCAGTCGCTTGTCGGGATGCTGCTCGTGGGCAGCGATCGCCGCGCTGACGACATCGTCCGGCTGGACTGTTCCGATGTCTTCGTCCCACCGATCGGCGTGGAGGTGATCGATGTGATAGAATGTCTCCGCATCGAGATCGGTCGAAAACGGGTTCGCCGTCACGTAAACAGTATCGTGAAACTCCCCCGTCGCGAAGTTCTCCCGCATGAACTCCCAGCTTTTCTTCCCTTTCGACGGTGCCTTGTAAAGCGTCCCGTCGATCGTGTTGAGACGCTCGAAATAGTCGTACCGACACGCGTCGAGGATGATCAGGTTGTCCCAGTCCTCTGCCATGACGTCGAGCCCTTCCCCGTATTTTCGATCGGTGTATTTGCCGTATCCCTTATGTATTGGCCAGCTAGTCAACCGAACCGCCTCTCGGCCGATCAGAACCGGGTTCCGTATCGCCCGTTTCAAGTTCTCGAGTGTATAATGATTGTTCATAATTCTGGTGTGTACGGGTGTTTGAATACATGCTGTCCCCTACTCAAGCCACTTTCGTCGTTCCAGCACTCTCCGCTTTGCGGTCGACAGTGGATTCCAAGAGACTATTGACTCTGTATCTCTCGAACCGTTTCTTTCAGTAATATTGTATCCACAACAATATCAGCCGACTCTGCCCGACAGTACATCGGTTCGTACGAGACGCCGAGCGTCGCC containing:
- a CDS encoding alkaline phosphatase family protein, which gives rise to MAEDWDNLIILDACRYDYFERLNTIDGTLYKAPSKGKKSWEFMRENFATGEFHDTVYVTANPFSTDLDAETFYHIDHLHADRWDEDIGTVQPDDVVSAAIAAHEQHPDKRLIVHFMQPHRPYLGETADKLRRRLDLQGYGKHDEGIQIWGAVKQRDVTFQEIRDAYTESLEIALGHVEELLEAVPGKSVVTADHGEMLGERVYPFTSRVWGHMEGFSTPTLREVPWLVIGADDRREIRSSDPIESERELDDDEITDRLEALGYAD